A genomic region of Caldicellulosiruptor acetigenus contains the following coding sequences:
- the mglC gene encoding galactose/methyl galactoside ABC transporter permease MglC — MSFVKRARQILSQNAIYFILLALIIVIAFISPDFLSWRCFRDILLQSSTRAIIALGMSLVLITGGVDLSAGRAVGLAAVVSASMLQTADYARRFFPELPQLPLIVPILIAMAITLLFGIINGVAISRLNLPPFIATLGSMVIIYGANSLYFNMPPNNSQPIGGLRPDFTNLGTGYIGISGEYSIPYILIIALIVALVVWVLLNKTALGKSIYAVGGNVNAARVSGINVSKVLIFVYAFAGLLYGLAGVLEAARTGGATNNYGNMYELDAIAACVVGGVSTTGGIGTVPGVLAGVLIFGVINYGLTFIGVDPYWQLIIKGLIIGVAVALDIRKYLAKR, encoded by the coding sequence ATGTCATTTGTAAAGAGAGCAAGACAGATATTATCTCAAAACGCAATCTATTTTATTTTACTTGCCTTGATAATAGTTATAGCATTTATCAGTCCAGACTTTCTTTCATGGAGATGTTTTAGAGACATACTTTTGCAGTCATCAACAAGAGCAATCATTGCGCTTGGCATGAGTCTTGTTTTGATTACTGGCGGGGTTGATTTGTCAGCAGGAAGAGCTGTTGGACTTGCAGCAGTTGTTTCTGCTTCAATGCTTCAAACTGCTGACTATGCAAGAAGATTTTTCCCTGAGCTTCCTCAGCTTCCACTTATTGTTCCAATTTTAATAGCTATGGCTATAACATTATTATTCGGTATCATAAATGGTGTTGCAATCTCTCGTTTAAATTTACCACCATTTATAGCAACATTAGGTTCGATGGTTATCATATATGGTGCTAACTCTTTGTACTTTAACATGCCACCTAACAATTCACAGCCAATAGGTGGACTGAGACCTGACTTTACTAACTTAGGAACAGGTTATATTGGAATTTCAGGTGAGTATTCAATTCCATATATTTTAATAATCGCTCTAATAGTTGCTTTGGTGGTTTGGGTGTTGCTGAATAAAACAGCGCTTGGGAAGAGCATCTATGCAGTTGGTGGAAATGTAAATGCAGCAAGGGTTTCTGGAATAAATGTGTCAAAAGTTTTGATTTTTGTATATGCATTTGCAGGACTTTTGTACGGGCTTGCAGGTGTATTGGAGGCTGCAAGAACAGGTGGCGCAACAAATAACTATGGTAATATGTATGAGCTTGATGCTATTGCAGCTTGCGTTGTTGGTGGTGTTTCAACAACAGGTGGAATTGGAACTGTTCCAGGCGTGCTTGCCGGTGTTTTGATTTTTGGAGTTATAAATTATGGTCTTACATTCATTGGAGTTGACCCTTATTGGCAGCTTATTATAAAAGGTCTTATTATTGGTGTTGCAGTTGCTCTTGATATAAGAAAGTATCTTGCAAAGAGATAA